Below is a window of Rodentibacter sp. JRC1 DNA.
TAAAATTACAGGCGGAAATTCAACGTACGATCCAACTTATCGGCAAAGATCTGCGCCGTGCCGGTTTTCGGGCTCTCAACGATAAATTAATTGAAAGTAATCTGAATTTGTTTGAATTAGATGAAAAGGGAAGTGCTTTGATAATTTCTCAGGCGAATAATGCCGCTCAAAATAGCTGTGTTTTGTTCTTTTATGATCTTGATGCAAATGGTTGTATCGGTGAAAAATACACTAAAAATACTTGTATCAATGGCAATCAAAATGTCGCAAAAGGTATCGAAAAAGAACTTTTCGGTTATAAATTGAATGGCAAAATGATCGAAACCAAGCAAACCTATAAAAATACAATTAAGGTAAATTGTCAATTCGGTGAATGTCAAAAAGCACTTCAACAAAGTGCCTGTAATGCCGGAGGTGGTTGGACGGATTTACTGGACGAAAAGGAATATGAAATTACCCATCTGCAATTTAATCGTTTCGCAGAAGGAAAAGGGATAGAAATTCGGCTCGGCGGTAATTTAAAAAATTATCCGGAGATTCACTATGAAACCGCTATGGTGGTGGCACTTTGGAATCAATAAAAGCGAAAAAAGGTATTGTTACCACCGCAATTTTGATCTTTATTTCCGGGCTATTAATGGTGATTTTATTATTTGATGATAGTACCCTGCGTTTCTTTCTCGCCCAGCAAATGCAGCGAAAACATTATGTAGAGCG
It encodes the following:
- a CDS encoding type II secretion system protein J; translated protein: MLKGQTLLSLMISLAISAALLFVISQFYVDTQIQNQKIFLRLKLQAEIQRTIQLIGKDLRRAGFRALNDKLIESNLNLFELDEKGSALIISQANNAAQNSCVLFFYDLDANGCIGEKYTKNTCINGNQNVAKGIEKELFGYKLNGKMIETKQTYKNTIKVNCQFGECQKALQQSACNAGGGWTDLLDEKEYEITHLQFNRFAEGKGIEIRLGGNLKNYPEIHYETAMVVALWNQ